Proteins encoded by one window of Govania unica:
- a CDS encoding DUF2589 domain-containing protein: MALDPSFTGSVINALPIDKMIGAPLNAMVAAQVGASKAYADFLQAVCIKDGKAVQIAFDYDETIVDEDGVYQGVLQKSMRVPLMAVIEHPNVCVELGTVDFELEVNASEMMKSETGAEASVEVSAGWGPVSFKMSGKVSHKSEQTRSSDTRAKYSIHAEMKRQPPSEALMRVIEFLTSAATKPVVIPANKELKSPDALPTDSVLQSPAEEQAELAGE; the protein is encoded by the coding sequence ATGGCACTAGATCCCTCATTCACCGGGTCCGTCATCAACGCCCTGCCGATCGATAAAATGATCGGCGCGCCGTTGAACGCGATGGTGGCCGCACAAGTTGGCGCCAGCAAAGCTTACGCCGACTTCCTTCAAGCCGTCTGCATCAAGGACGGCAAAGCCGTACAGATCGCCTTCGATTATGATGAAACCATCGTCGACGAAGATGGCGTCTATCAGGGTGTCTTGCAGAAATCGATGCGCGTCCCATTGATGGCCGTCATCGAACATCCAAACGTTTGCGTCGAACTCGGAACCGTTGATTTCGAACTTGAAGTCAACGCCTCGGAAATGATGAAGTCTGAAACAGGAGCTGAAGCTTCGGTTGAAGTTTCTGCAGGCTGGGGACCGGTAAGTTTCAAGATGAGCGGCAAGGTCAGCCACAAGTCGGAACAGACCCGGTCGTCGGATACCCGGGCCAAATATTCGATCCACGCTGAAATGAAACGCCAACCCCCGTCGGAAGCCCTGATGCGCGTCATCGAATTCCTGACGTCGGCAGCGACCAAGCCCGTGGTTATCCCTGCCAACAAAGAACTCAAGAGCCCAGATGCACTGCCGACTGATAGCGTACTGCAGAGCCCCGCTGAAGAGCAGGCCGAGCTCGCTGGCGAGTAG
- a CDS encoding thiamine pyrophosphate-binding protein, with protein sequence MDNRRSGGQILVSAILDQDVATVFCVPGESYLPVLDALYDVQDRIRVITCRQEGGAAVMAEAHGKLTGRPGVCFVTRGPGATNAAIGVHTARQDSTPMVLFIGQVARGDRDREAFQEVDYRAMFGPLAKWVAEIDDARRIPEYVSRAWGLAMSGRPGPVVLVLPEDMLTDRVTVQSVPRVGRLAGAPAAGDMMALRRHLTQAQRPLMILGGSGWSDGACHDIRNFAEQNGLPVAASFRRQDLFDNDHAQYVGDIGLGINPALAERVAAADLLLVIGARMSENMTQGYSLPVPPLPTQKLIHVHPAVEELGKVYVPTLAIHACLAEFAAEAAALEPLAQVPFTKWTADARRDFESWTQPGPAQGDVNMGEIMQHLRDLLPDDAIICNGAGNYTIWLHRFYRYRRRHTQLAPTSGAMGYGVPSAVGAKATYPDRVVVSFSGDGCFMMNGQELATAVQYGLNVIFIIVNNGMYGTIRMHQERTFPERVMATDLVNPDFVALAKAYGAEGLLVEKTADFAAAFAHARAVGKPSVIEIRLDPEDITPRHSLSALRAAAIQ encoded by the coding sequence ATGGACAACCGGCGTAGCGGTGGGCAAATTCTGGTCTCGGCAATTCTGGATCAGGATGTTGCTACAGTTTTTTGTGTGCCAGGAGAAAGCTATCTCCCCGTACTTGACGCACTTTATGATGTGCAGGACCGCATACGCGTGATCACCTGCCGTCAGGAAGGCGGTGCGGCGGTGATGGCCGAGGCGCACGGCAAACTGACGGGGCGTCCCGGCGTCTGTTTCGTCACCCGTGGGCCGGGGGCAACCAACGCTGCCATCGGCGTCCATACGGCGCGGCAGGATTCGACGCCCATGGTGCTGTTCATCGGCCAGGTGGCGCGCGGCGATCGCGACCGCGAAGCGTTTCAGGAAGTCGATTACCGTGCCATGTTCGGCCCGCTCGCCAAATGGGTGGCCGAGATCGATGACGCCCGCCGCATTCCGGAATATGTGAGCCGCGCCTGGGGGCTCGCCATGTCCGGCCGCCCCGGTCCAGTGGTTCTGGTGCTGCCGGAAGATATGCTGACCGATCGCGTCACGGTCCAATCCGTACCACGGGTGGGGCGCTTGGCGGGAGCTCCTGCGGCCGGGGATATGATGGCCTTGCGTCGCCATCTCACGCAGGCTCAACGTCCGCTGATGATTTTGGGCGGTTCGGGTTGGAGCGATGGCGCCTGCCATGATATCCGCAACTTTGCCGAACAGAACGGGCTGCCTGTGGCGGCGTCCTTCCGGCGTCAGGATCTGTTTGATAACGATCACGCGCAATATGTGGGAGATATCGGCCTCGGCATCAATCCGGCGCTTGCCGAGCGTGTGGCGGCTGCGGATCTGTTGCTGGTGATCGGCGCGCGGATGAGCGAGAACATGACACAGGGCTATAGCCTGCCGGTGCCGCCGCTGCCCACACAAAAACTGATTCATGTGCATCCGGCGGTGGAGGAACTCGGCAAGGTTTATGTGCCGACGCTTGCCATACATGCCTGTCTCGCGGAGTTCGCGGCAGAAGCCGCAGCCCTTGAACCCCTGGCGCAGGTGCCGTTCACGAAATGGACCGCAGACGCCCGCAGGGATTTTGAAAGCTGGACCCAACCCGGCCCGGCTCAGGGCGACGTCAATATGGGCGAGATCATGCAGCATCTGCGCGACCTGCTGCCGGACGACGCCATCATCTGCAATGGCGCGGGCAATTATACGATTTGGCTGCATCGCTTTTATCGCTATCGGCGGCGGCATACGCAACTTGCGCCGACCAGCGGGGCCATGGGCTATGGGGTGCCGTCGGCCGTCGGTGCCAAGGCCACCTATCCGGATCGTGTGGTGGTGAGCTTTTCCGGCGACGGCTGCTTCATGATGAACGGGCAGGAGCTTGCGACAGCGGTCCAATACGGGCTGAATGTGATCTTCATCATCGTCAACAACGGCATGTATGGCACCATCCGCATGCATCAGGAACGCACGTTCCCCGAGCGGGTGATGGCGACCGATCTTGTCAATCCGGATTTCGTGGCGCTTGCGAAGGCTTATGGGGCGGAGGGGTTGCTGGTTGAAAAGACCGCTGATTTCGCCGCAGCCTTTGCCCATGCCCGTGCGGTCGGGAAACCGTCGGTGATTGAAATCCGCCTCGACCCCGAAGACATCACACCCCGTCACTCGCTGAGCGCCTTGCGCGCTGCCGCCATCCAGTAA
- a CDS encoding DUF2589 domain-containing protein, protein MENQHLTSITRGLQHAAAETNSMVAEQFIRVLSQYFDKDEDGTLHARMVRVQLDEDHHTFVPLVSLATPSGLALDRMRVELSLRLEGAQTDKKSVLKNVRNMLKKDSGGGEDDEMSRADFKVSLSPRDKSTKGRPSDHVHIDLEFRSIETPESVMRVIDTYTNMMEPLRSKPAENDEGGPDLQMAPPRTHP, encoded by the coding sequence ATGGAAAATCAACATCTGACGTCAATCACCCGCGGTTTGCAGCATGCCGCAGCCGAAACCAACTCCATGGTCGCGGAACAATTTATCCGCGTGCTTTCGCAATATTTCGACAAGGATGAAGACGGCACATTGCACGCCCGCATGGTGCGTGTGCAGCTTGATGAAGATCATCACACCTTCGTTCCTCTGGTCTCCCTTGCCACACCGAGCGGCCTTGCCCTTGACCGCATGCGGGTCGAACTGTCGTTGCGTCTTGAAGGTGCTCAAACCGATAAAAAATCCGTCCTCAAGAATGTCAGGAATATGCTCAAGAAAGATTCCGGCGGCGGCGAGGATGACGAAATGTCACGAGCGGATTTCAAAGTCTCCCTGTCACCACGGGATAAAAGCACCAAAGGCCGTCCATCCGATCACGTTCATATCGATCTTGAGTTTCGCTCCATTGAAACGCCCGAATCCGTCATGCGCGTCATTGATACCTATACCAACATGATGGAACCGCTGCGCTCCAAACCAGCCGAGAACGACGAAGGCGGCCCTGATCTGCAGATGGCCCCGCCCCGCACACATCCTTGA
- a CDS encoding RNA polymerase sigma factor, which yields MGNTEDLEFDDMVQSDGDEDQDEIRPWRPALSFDNRRTGGPADAKTLSAAFWTGWLEHKDYLWQLAMRWMSGNRADAEDLLSRSCIKAHDRYLRDAHRIRRLRSWLARLLHNACMDEHRRRQVRVRVVDQFHPDQIEYLALGGSPVVEPEARLDAEEDMTAAMTVIMDMPERLRTPFVLRFIYQYSNQEIARHLELTEVNVRKRIQLGRTLVRGRLELG from the coding sequence ATGGGAAATACAGAAGATCTCGAATTTGACGATATGGTGCAGTCGGACGGGGATGAGGATCAGGACGAGATCAGGCCGTGGCGTCCCGCACTGTCCTTTGATAATCGCCGCACCGGTGGACCTGCGGACGCAAAGACACTGAGCGCGGCCTTCTGGACCGGGTGGCTCGAACATAAGGATTATCTTTGGCAGCTTGCCATGCGCTGGATGTCCGGCAATCGTGCGGATGCCGAGGATTTGTTGAGCCGGTCCTGCATCAAGGCTCATGATCGGTATTTGCGGGATGCGCACCGTATTCGCCGCCTGCGGTCATGGCTTGCGCGGCTGTTGCATAATGCCTGTATGGATGAGCATCGCCGGCGTCAGGTGCGGGTGCGGGTGGTGGACCAGTTCCATCCAGATCAGATCGAGTATCTTGCCCTTGGCGGCAGCCCAGTGGTCGAGCCTGAGGCCCGTCTTGATGCGGAGGAGGATATGACAGCGGCCATGACGGTGATCATGGATATGCCAGAGCGTCTGCGGACGCCGTTCGTGCTGCGCTTCATCTATCAATATTCGAACCAGGAAATTGCCCGTCATCTTGAATTGACGGAAGTGAATGTTCGCAAGCGCATTCAACTTGGCCGCACATTGGTGCGCGGCAGGCTGGAACTTGGGTGA
- a CDS encoding saccharopine dehydrogenase family protein, translated as MTQILLLGAGKIGAMIAELLSLSGDYEVTVGDHDLVGLNRMNVNSAVRLLQLDVTDKAALADAMAGKYAVLSACPYHLTPYIARAAKAAGVHYFDLTEDVESTRLVKELAKDSATAFVPQCGLAPGFISIVAYDLAKKFEKLHNVHMRVGALPKYPSNALMYNLTWSTDGLINEYCNPCEAVVDGVLREVPPLEEKEHFSLDGVDYEAFNTSGGLGTLCETLEGKVNNLNYRTVRYPGHCDIMRMLIRDLRLGERRGVLKDMFEYALPVTYQDVVLIFVTVSGYRQGRFLQETYAHKVYAKDLYGQIWSAIQITTASGICTMLDLLRLGKLPQKGFVRQEDCDFRDFIANRFGANYARPEDAMVVTGQKQEKVA; from the coding sequence ATGACACAAATTCTCTTGCTGGGCGCGGGCAAAATCGGCGCGATGATTGCAGAGTTGCTGTCGCTGTCGGGAGATTATGAGGTCACGGTTGGCGATCACGATCTCGTCGGATTAAACCGCATGAATGTGAATTCCGCGGTTCGGTTGCTGCAGCTTGATGTGACCGATAAGGCGGCACTGGCCGACGCCATGGCCGGCAAATATGCCGTCCTGAGCGCCTGTCCCTATCACCTGACGCCCTATATCGCGCGGGCGGCCAAGGCAGCCGGGGTGCATTATTTCGATCTCACGGAAGATGTGGAAAGCACGCGGCTGGTGAAGGAGCTGGCGAAAGATTCGGCGACGGCCTTTGTGCCGCAATGCGGGCTGGCGCCGGGCTTTATTTCGATCGTTGCCTATGATCTCGCGAAGAAATTTGAAAAGCTTCACAATGTGCATATGCGTGTCGGCGCGTTGCCGAAATATCCGTCGAACGCGCTGATGTATAATCTCACCTGGTCGACCGACGGCCTGATCAACGAATATTGCAATCCTTGCGAAGCGGTGGTGGACGGCGTGTTGCGTGAAGTGCCGCCGCTTGAGGAAAAAGAGCATTTCTCGCTCGATGGTGTCGATTACGAAGCGTTCAATACGTCCGGCGGGCTCGGCACGCTCTGTGAGACGCTGGAAGGCAAGGTCAATAATCTGAATTATCGCACGGTGCGTTATCCTGGCCATTGCGACATCATGCGCATGTTGATCCGAGATCTGCGGCTCGGGGAACGGCGCGGCGTGTTGAAGGACATGTTCGAATATGCCTTGCCGGTCACCTATCAGGATGTGGTGCTGATTTTCGTCACCGTCAGCGGCTATCGTCAGGGCCGTTTCCTGCAGGAAACCTATGCGCATAAGGTTTATGCCAAAGATCTTTATGGCCAGATCTGGAGCGCCATCCAAATCACCACCGCGTCGGGCATCTGCACCATGCTTGATTTGCTGCGTCTTGGAAAGCTGCCGCAGAAGGGTTTCGTGCGTCAGGAAGATTGCGATTTCCGCGATTTCATTGCCAACCGCTTTGGCGCAAATTACGCTCGCCCTGAGGATGCGATGGTCGTGACAGGCCAGAAGCAGGAGAAGGTGGCCTGA
- the amaB gene encoding L-piperidine-6-carboxylate dehydrogenase, whose protein sequence is MTPVLRDQIMTREQILKSLYLTDADLQGGTLRVCSPIDGAVLANLVEDTESTVAKKVDIAEQAFREWQLVPAPKRGELVRLLGEELRNHKDALGALVSLEMGKILQEGLGEVQEMIDICDFAVGLSRQLYGLTIASERPGHRMSESWHPLGVVGVISAFNFPVAVWAWNSALAFVCGNSVIWKPSEKTPVTALATQKLLERAIVRFGDAPEGLSQIIIGGREVGEALVDNPRVPLISATGSTAMGRAVAPRVAARFGRSILELGGNNAIIVAPSADLEMALRAILFGAVGTCGQRCTTTRRLFVHESVYERLIPALKAAYGKVRIGNPLESETLVGPLIDKAAFDGMERALKRARAEGGVITGGGRVAQPGDDAFYVTPAIVELKALDANVLEETFAPILYVMTYRDFEDALLRHNAVPQGLSSAIFTNDLREAEGFTAAAGSDCGIANVNIGTSGAEIGGAFGGEKETGGGRESGSDAWRGYMRRQTSTVNYSKNLPLAQGIKFDAS, encoded by the coding sequence ATCACTCCAGTGTTGAGGGATCAGATCATGACTCGTGAGCAAATATTAAAAAGCCTTTATTTGACCGATGCGGATCTGCAAGGCGGAACCCTGCGCGTGTGCTCTCCCATTGATGGGGCCGTGCTCGCCAATCTGGTCGAGGACACGGAAAGCACTGTAGCCAAAAAGGTTGATATCGCCGAGCAGGCATTCCGCGAGTGGCAGCTGGTGCCCGCCCCGAAGCGGGGTGAACTTGTACGTCTCCTTGGCGAGGAACTGCGTAATCACAAGGACGCCCTAGGCGCGCTGGTGTCTCTTGAAATGGGCAAGATCCTGCAAGAGGGCCTCGGCGAAGTGCAGGAGATGATCGACATCTGCGACTTCGCGGTCGGGTTGTCGCGGCAGCTTTACGGTCTCACCATTGCCTCCGAGCGGCCGGGCCATCGCATGAGCGAAAGCTGGCATCCGCTTGGGGTGGTCGGCGTCATCAGCGCCTTTAATTTCCCGGTTGCAGTGTGGGCCTGGAATTCGGCTTTGGCGTTCGTATGCGGCAACAGCGTGATCTGGAAGCCGTCGGAGAAAACCCCGGTTACGGCGCTGGCCACGCAAAAGCTGTTGGAGCGTGCCATTGTCCGTTTCGGTGATGCGCCCGAGGGACTGTCGCAAATCATCATCGGTGGCCGCGAGGTTGGCGAGGCGCTGGTGGACAATCCGCGTGTGCCGCTCATCTCTGCCACCGGTTCGACAGCCATGGGGCGTGCCGTGGCCCCGCGCGTGGCGGCCCGTTTCGGACGCAGCATTCTTGAGCTTGGCGGCAACAATGCCATTATTGTAGCGCCGTCCGCTGATCTCGAAATGGCGTTGCGGGCCATTTTGTTCGGGGCTGTGGGCACCTGCGGGCAGCGCTGCACCACGACGCGCCGGCTGTTCGTTCATGAATCGGTCTATGAGCGGTTGATTCCGGCGCTCAAGGCCGCCTATGGCAAGGTGCGGATCGGCAACCCGCTCGAGTCGGAGACGCTGGTTGGGCCGCTGATTGATAAGGCGGCGTTTGATGGCATGGAACGCGCGCTTAAACGGGCGCGGGCAGAGGGCGGGGTGATCACCGGCGGTGGCCGTGTCGCGCAGCCAGGCGATGACGCCTTTTATGTCACCCCGGCTATCGTCGAACTGAAGGCTCTGGACGCCAATGTGTTGGAGGAAACCTTCGCTCCTATTCTCTATGTGATGACTTACCGCGATTTTGAGGATGCGCTCCTGCGCCACAACGCGGTGCCGCAGGGGCTGTCTTCGGCCATTTTCACCAATGATTTGCGCGAGGCCGAAGGCTTTACGGCGGCGGCTGGCTCCGACTGCGGCATTGCCAATGTGAATATCGGCACCTCCGGGGCTGAAATCGGCGGTGCCTTTGGCGGTGAAAAGGAAACCGGCGGAGGCCGTGAATCCGGGTCGGATGCCTGGCGAGGTTATATGCGCCGTCAGACCTCGACGGTGAATTACTCGAAAAACCTGCCGCTGGCTCAGGGTATTAAATTCGACGCCAGCTGA
- a CDS encoding patatin-like phospholipase domain-containing protein, translating into MFEIWKAYFSRMFETAPTKPSGYEAVPVGDETLPNAVFAAELQSVRARRREFGLQDPVAGLPSAKKDLMGVAMSGGGIRSATFNLGLLQALSRYGLFSHADYLSTVSGGGYLGSAISSLCATAPKPEDVAIVVSGVPLSGRLSAGVQTVDGCWRLSRNDLDGLRLMVPSGGALDIRLTAHATLVEGALDQDLRADLLRVILRPAGAVPDGFSCVADRRDDCQGLHVTRTGESSGALDLPLHIHTEAFPFNHQPGVKEGDAFHHLRDSSNYLVPREFLAGLRLPALFLRGLMINLLIILPLVVVAALTTLWVSSGSLREAMDTDEVTLTLDSKVEPWLSEAKPGKYVVDLAGVIDARAVGYSGPRPDRVAVVQIARGLDVEGKTARDPHGVVVAVAEHPRLNVTVTDGAELPAEITLRLWRESGDSITPATMDPISALLDRTLQWVRSGTLAFLALLALYPLLEWLSRQRGRPSWRTRDIVTRYGAGGALMAILLTTLILSQPLAIYYYHEFSSIKLLSLGDAGEVMTTIWTALTALGVLFSGSLAERSAGIRGRIALQVLGAMGPVVIWLFYLNICRWALVPETAPDWLLSAGLALDVARHSTHGGLLGEAGAVMNSIGYWLGDAFRWADDGSEWLPHSERITIVYGLVAVLIAVVTQFFYDVNASSFHGFYRDRLSKAYLFNIWRPYANGKPRQNDRQSLSGLDDRRAPYHLVNTTMNVQHSKTANMRGRNGSNVVMSKAYVGGQLTGYRETQEMEELHPALDLGTAMAISAAAAAPNMGSLTIKGLTFALTLLNVRLGYWLPHPNAYSGAWYRKPFIGRLSRLLMHPFLRVTPRHLLKEMVGALSEGGLHVNLTDGGHLENMGLTELLRRRCRVVIVCDAEADPDMCFQGFADAVRMARIDLGVTIEIDIDPLRLAGTSSVSQSHAAVGRINYGDDEFGYLLYFKSTLTGDENVYVEKYLAKDATFPHQTTADQFFDEEQFEAYRSLGYHVAESVLRRHLVMDPFARDLDGLVDNLRKLKGVALV; encoded by the coding sequence ATGTTTGAGATCTGGAAAGCCTATTTTAGCCGTATGTTCGAGACTGCCCCGACGAAACCGTCAGGTTATGAAGCGGTGCCGGTCGGTGATGAGACTTTGCCAAACGCTGTTTTCGCGGCAGAACTTCAATCTGTTCGGGCCCGTCGTCGGGAGTTCGGGTTGCAGGATCCTGTTGCCGGGCTCCCCTCGGCTAAGAAGGATCTGATGGGCGTTGCCATGTCGGGCGGCGGCATTCGATCGGCGACGTTCAATCTCGGGCTGCTTCAGGCGCTGTCGCGTTATGGGCTGTTCTCTCATGCCGATTATCTTTCGACCGTATCGGGTGGTGGATATCTCGGCAGCGCCATCAGCAGCCTCTGTGCGACCGCGCCAAAGCCGGAAGATGTTGCGATTGTCGTAAGCGGCGTGCCCCTATCCGGACGGCTGTCGGCAGGCGTGCAGACCGTGGATGGGTGCTGGCGGCTTAGCCGGAATGATCTCGATGGTCTCAGGCTGATGGTGCCGTCCGGGGGGGCGCTCGATATAAGATTGACCGCCCATGCGACGTTGGTCGAAGGGGCTCTGGATCAGGACCTGCGGGCGGATCTGTTGCGCGTGATCCTGCGTCCGGCGGGGGCCGTGCCGGATGGCTTTTCCTGCGTTGCCGATCGTCGGGACGATTGTCAGGGCCTGCATGTGACGCGCACAGGCGAAAGTTCTGGGGCGCTTGATCTGCCGCTCCATATCCATACCGAGGCGTTCCCGTTCAATCACCAGCCGGGAGTGAAGGAAGGCGACGCTTTCCATCATTTGCGCGATAGCTCCAATTATCTGGTGCCGCGTGAATTTCTGGCTGGCTTGCGGCTTCCGGCATTATTCCTGCGCGGGCTTATGATCAATCTTTTGATCATTCTGCCGCTGGTGGTAGTGGCCGCGCTGACGACGCTATGGGTGTCGAGCGGCTCGCTCAGGGAGGCTATGGATACCGATGAAGTGACCCTGACCCTCGACAGCAAGGTTGAGCCCTGGCTGAGCGAGGCGAAGCCGGGAAAATATGTCGTCGATCTTGCCGGGGTCATTGATGCCCGGGCGGTTGGCTATAGCGGCCCACGTCCGGATCGTGTCGCCGTTGTGCAGATTGCCCGTGGGCTTGATGTGGAAGGCAAAACTGCTCGTGATCCACATGGTGTTGTGGTGGCGGTAGCCGAACATCCGCGTCTGAATGTGACCGTCACCGATGGGGCGGAGCTTCCGGCGGAGATAACCCTGCGGCTGTGGCGGGAAAGCGGCGACAGCATAACGCCGGCGACCATGGATCCGATCAGCGCCCTTCTGGATCGCACTCTGCAATGGGTGCGTAGCGGGACGCTGGCATTTCTCGCGCTGCTGGCGCTCTATCCGCTGCTTGAATGGTTGTCGCGGCAGAGGGGCCGCCCAAGCTGGAGGACACGCGATATCGTGACGCGGTATGGCGCGGGTGGGGCGTTGATGGCTATTTTGCTGACGACGCTGATTTTGTCGCAGCCTCTGGCCATTTATTATTATCACGAGTTCAGTTCCATCAAACTGTTGTCGCTTGGCGACGCGGGCGAGGTCATGACCACCATCTGGACGGCCTTGACCGCGCTTGGTGTGTTGTTCTCCGGCTCGCTTGCTGAACGCTCGGCGGGTATTCGCGGGCGTATTGCTCTGCAGGTTCTGGGCGCCATGGGGCCGGTGGTGATCTGGCTGTTTTATCTCAATATCTGCCGCTGGGCTCTGGTGCCGGAAACGGCGCCCGATTGGTTGTTGTCGGCTGGCTTGGCGCTTGATGTGGCGCGGCATTCAACGCACGGCGGATTGCTTGGCGAGGCTGGCGCAGTCATGAACAGCATTGGCTATTGGCTTGGCGATGCGTTTCGCTGGGCCGATGACGGCAGTGAATGGCTGCCGCATTCTGAACGCATCACCATCGTTTATGGTCTGGTTGCGGTGTTGATCGCGGTCGTCACGCAGTTCTTTTATGATGTGAATGCCAGCTCATTTCACGGATTTTACCGCGACCGTCTGAGCAAGGCGTATCTTTTCAACATCTGGAGACCCTATGCCAACGGCAAGCCGCGTCAAAATGACCGGCAGAGCCTGTCCGGCCTTGATGACCGGCGGGCGCCCTATCATCTCGTCAACACGACCATGAATGTTCAACATTCGAAAACGGCCAACATGCGCGGGCGCAATGGCAGCAATGTCGTTATGAGCAAGGCTTATGTGGGCGGTCAGTTGACCGGATACCGTGAGACGCAGGAGATGGAGGAACTACACCCGGCGCTCGATCTCGGCACGGCCATGGCCATATCGGCGGCTGCAGCAGCCCCTAATATGGGTAGCCTTACCATCAAGGGGCTTACCTTTGCCTTGACGCTGTTGAATGTTCGGCTTGGCTATTGGTTGCCACATCCGAACGCCTATAGCGGCGCCTGGTACAGGAAGCCTTTTATCGGCCGCTTGTCGCGCTTGCTCATGCATCCGTTCCTGCGCGTGACGCCACGGCATTTGCTCAAGGAAATGGTGGGCGCGCTTTCGGAAGGCGGGCTGCATGTGAATCTGACCGATGGCGGACATCTGGAGAATATGGGGCTGACGGAATTGTTGCGCCGTCGCTGCCGGGTGGTCATCGTCTGTGATGCCGAAGCTGATCCTGATATGTGTTTCCAGGGTTTTGCCGATGCGGTGCGCATGGCCCGTATCGATCTTGGCGTGACAATCGAGATCGACATCGATCCCTTGCGGCTCGCCGGAACGTCATCGGTCAGCCAGTCCCATGCGGCGGTCGGACGCATCAATTATGGTGACGACGAATTTGGTTATCTGCTGTATTTCAAGTCAACGCTTACAGGCGACGAGAATGTCTATGTGGAAAAATATCTCGCCAAGGACGCAACCTTTCCGCATCAGACCACGGCGGATCAATTCTTCGATGAAGAACAATTCGAAGCCTATCGGTCCCTTGGCTATCACGTTGCAGAAAGCGTGTTGCGCCGTCATCTTGTGATGGACCCCTTCGCCCGTGATCTTGACGGGCTCGTGGACAATCTTCGCAAGCTTAAGGGTGTCGCTCTCGTTTGA
- a CDS encoding pesticin C-terminus-like muramidase: MTKMSTIDWDFIANHEGKSLTTGYVPNVGTSKSGVTIATGVDLGQRNHSEIVKWNLTPDLTEKLRSYCGMCGNEAVALLKSKPLTVTAEEADALDKAAAEEIFGVLQRNFDVATHQGAFDALPRAVRTVLASLAYQYGPNLQRRTPKFWHVATEKNWPGVIHELENFGDAYSKRRQDEARYLKAALDKNFDVA, translated from the coding sequence ATGACCAAAATGAGCACGATCGATTGGGATTTCATCGCCAATCATGAAGGAAAAAGTCTAACCACAGGCTATGTCCCAAACGTCGGCACCAGCAAAAGCGGTGTCACGATTGCCACCGGCGTCGACCTTGGGCAACGCAATCACAGTGAAATCGTCAAGTGGAACCTTACGCCCGACCTGACCGAAAAACTCCGCAGCTACTGCGGCATGTGTGGCAATGAGGCCGTAGCGCTACTGAAAAGCAAACCCCTCACGGTCACAGCGGAAGAAGCCGATGCGCTCGACAAAGCCGCGGCCGAGGAAATATTCGGCGTCCTCCAAAGAAATTTTGATGTCGCCACCCACCAGGGTGCCTTCGATGCGCTGCCACGGGCGGTACGCACAGTCCTCGCCTCCCTCGCCTATCAATATGGTCCTAATCTTCAGCGCCGCACGCCAAAATTCTGGCACGTCGCTACGGAAAAAAACTGGCCCGGCGTTATCCACGAACTCGAGAATTTTGGCGATGCCTATTCGAAGCGGCGTCAGGACGAAGCGCGATATCTGAAAGCCGCATTGGACAAGAATTTCGATGTTGCCTGA
- a CDS encoding Lrp/AsnC family transcriptional regulator: MDETDRQLLALLEENARMPTAALARRLHLSRSTIQDRIRRLEDRGIIGGYTLRLGEPHARRQITAHVMINVNPKHADRVGRALKAMAGLRSLHAISGAYDLIAIIRAETTDDIDAMLDTIGRLEGIDKTMSSIVLSTKFER; the protein is encoded by the coding sequence ATGGATGAGACCGACCGTCAACTGCTTGCTCTATTGGAAGAAAACGCCCGCATGCCGACGGCGGCGTTGGCGCGGCGGCTGCATCTGTCACGGTCCACCATTCAGGATCGCATCCGCCGTCTGGAAGACCGCGGGATCATTGGCGGCTATACCTTGCGACTTGGCGAACCTCATGCCCGCCGCCAGATCACCGCCCATGTCATGATCAACGTCAACCCCAAGCACGCCGACCGCGTCGGCCGCGCGCTCAAGGCCATGGCGGGCCTGCGGTCGCTGCATGCAATCAGCGGGGCCTATGATCTGATTGCCATAATCCGGGCGGAAACAACCGATGATATCGACGCCATGCTCGATACCATCGGCCGGCTGGAGGGCATTGACAAAACCATGTCCTCCATCGTGCTCTCAACCAAGTTCGAGCGCTAG